From a region of the Mercurialis annua linkage group LG1-X, ddMerAnnu1.2, whole genome shotgun sequence genome:
- the LOC126665891 gene encoding uncharacterized protein LOC126665891 translates to MEKKRSWICTLGVQVCLCVALYVAINLGHPYVYVKGGANTSRSRPLDVYFISVGGGYRDIKQQTHLLKLMEKVARVYKAKFVVNISELGEDDPLTKNASRLFSSMNVPWYTTSASKGLDIGCFQEQINVADTKMLTIAGVDTESLQDLLLAGSASGFGNNQLNWLMQALQTANSNWLIVVGYYPVVVCGQNEEKIEEKEVHEPLHHIFMKYGVNAYISKQSCTKAISQDGVTYLGISDPVKSKPSIASLNGSSTFEKEMETGFLLHRVSSLEIATYLVNSRGMVVNKVVIRQRGKEFM, encoded by the exons ATGGAAAAGAAGAGATCTTGGATTTGTACACTGGGTGTGCAGGTTTGCCTGTGTGTTGCCTTGTATGTTGCAATTAACTTGGGTCACCCTTATGTTTACGTTAAAGGTGGTGCCAATACCAGCAGAAGCAGACCTCTTGATGTTTATTTCATCAGTGTTGGAGGAGGTTATAGGGACATTAAACAACAGACTCATCTTCTCAAACTG ATGGAGAAGGTAGCAAGGGTTTACAAAGCAAAGTTCGTTGTGAACATTAGTGAGCTGGGAGAAGATGATCCACTCACAAAGAAT GCAAGCCGGCTCTTCTCCTCAATGAATGTTCCCTG GTATACAACTAGTGCTTCAAAGGGTCTGGATATTGGTTGCTTCCAAGAACAGATCAATGTTGCAGACACGAAAATGTTAACAATAGCTGGTGTAGATACTGAGTCTCTACAG GATTTATTGCTGGCTGGATCAGCAAGTGGATTTGGAAACAACCAATTAAATTGGCTGATGCAAGCACTACAGACCGCCAATAGTAACTG GCTCATAGTAGTCGGATACTACCCGGTGGTTGTTTGCGGACAGAACGAGGAGAAAATCGAAGAGAAGGAAGTTCACGAGCCTCTACACCATATCTTCATGAAATATGGTGTG AATGCATACATAAGCAAACAGAGTTGCACGAAAGCCATCTCTCAAGACGGTGTAACTTACTTAGGCATCAGTGATCCTGTTAAAAGCAAACCATCCATTGCTTCATTAAATGGAAGttcaacttttgaaaa GGAAATGGAAACTGGATTTCTTCTTCATAGAGTCAGCTCTCTAGAGATT GCAACTTATTTGGTTAATTCAAGAGGTATGGTGGTGAACAAAGTCGTGATCCGACAAAGAGGTAAAGAATTTATGTGA
- the LOC126664538 gene encoding ABC transporter I family member 1-like, with translation MSLRRPPLPRILLDNVSCMRNAQQILRHVNVSMHDGGALVLTGSNGSGKTTFLRMLAGFSKPSAGQILWNGHDVTESGVFHQYKLQLNWLSLKDAIKDRFTVLENVQWYEVLESKEGNSMRAIELMGLGRLAKDKAKMLSMGQRKRLQLARLLAIDRPIWLLDEPSVALDDDGVKLLEYIIAEHRKKGGIVFAATHLPIEIEDAMHLRLPPRFPRRMTLVDMLDRADIS, from the coding sequence AACAGATCTTACGCCATGTCAATGTTTCCATGCACGACGGCGGGGCACTTGTTCTGACAGGCAGCAATGGGTCAGGCAAGACCACCTTCTTACGAATGTTAGCTGGATTCTCTAAGCCTTCTGCCGGTCAGATCCTTTGGAACGGTCATGACGTGACGGAATCTGGAGTCTTCCACCAGTATAAGCTTCAGTTAAACTGGCTCTCTCTGAAAGATGCCATCAAGGATAGGTTCACGGTCCTTGAAAATGTCCAGTGGTACGAGGTTCTTGAAAGCAAGGAAGGGAATTCAATGCGGGCTATCGAGTTGATGGGGCTCGGAAGATTGGCCAAAGATAAGGCGAAAATGCTGTCGATGGGTCAGCGTAAGAGGCTTCAGCTTGCGAGGTTACTGGCTATAGACCGGCCGATATGGTTGCTTGATGAGCCTTCTGTTGCCTTAGATGATGATGGGGTGAAGTTATTGGAGTACATAATCGCAGAGCATAGAAAGAAGGGAGGGATAGTATTTGCGGCTACACATCTGCCTATAGAGATTGAGGATGCTATGCATTTGAGACTACCACCTCGGTTCCCTCGAAGAATGACTTTGGTCGATATGCTCGATCGAGCCGACATCTCTTGA